In a single window of the Neosynechococcus sphagnicola sy1 genome:
- a CDS encoding ABC transporter permease: protein MKPGRVFVIAANVFLEVIRDRILYLLGLFVVVLLAAILLIPGLAPGSGGKIILDLGLAAINVMGLIVAVFVGTGLVNKEIEKRTVFVLIAKPMSCTEFIVGKHLGLSAVLAVLVTLMTLVYLAGLSLMQIPFPLGSLLLAIFYIFLELSLLIAVAIAFGVFTSSLLATLFTLAVYLVGHFTRDLVALGKLTKNPGIQNLMDGLYLILPDLERLNLKNQAIYGLIPNPSELLASGGYALLYTVLLLAIATLVFARREF, encoded by the coding sequence GTGAAACCAGGTCGAGTCTTTGTCATTGCCGCCAATGTCTTCCTTGAGGTGATCCGCGATCGCATTCTATACTTGCTGGGTTTATTTGTAGTGGTCTTACTGGCTGCTATCTTACTCATTCCGGGGCTAGCCCCCGGCTCAGGTGGCAAAATCATCCTGGATTTGGGCTTGGCGGCGATCAATGTGATGGGTCTAATTGTCGCCGTATTTGTGGGCACCGGGTTGGTGAACAAAGAAATTGAGAAACGCACGGTGTTTGTCTTGATCGCCAAGCCCATGAGTTGCACTGAGTTTATTGTAGGAAAACATTTGGGTTTGTCAGCTGTGTTAGCCGTCTTGGTGACGCTGATGACCCTGGTGTATCTGGCGGGGCTGAGTCTGATGCAAATTCCCTTCCCCTTGGGGAGCTTATTACTGGCGATTTTTTATATTTTCCTGGAACTGTCGTTGCTGATTGCGGTGGCGATCGCCTTTGGGGTCTTTACTAGTTCCCTGCTGGCCACCCTCTTTACCTTGGCTGTTTATCTGGTGGGTCATTTCACCCGTGATTTAGTGGCGTTGGGGAAACTCACCAAAAATCCAGGGATTCAAAACCTCATGGATGGCCTCTACCTGATCTTGCCCGATCTAGAGCGGCTGAACCTGAAAAATCAAGCCATCTATGGCTTAATTCCTAACCCATCGGAGCTGTTAGCCAGCGGGGGATATGCCCTGCTGTATACAGTGCTGTTGCTGGCGATTGCCACCTTAGTCTTTGCTCGGCGCGAGTTTTAG
- a CDS encoding Fur family transcriptional regulator, with product MRTRPTRSQERILELLQSLNRPLSAQEMYVELRNHSQAMGLATVYRSLEALKLEGVVQVRKLANGESLYNLVQQDKHHLTCLQCGESISLGECPVHQLESQLQVSHHFKIYYHTLEFFGLCQGCQLAQ from the coding sequence ATGAGAACTCGCCCCACCCGCAGTCAGGAACGTATTTTAGAACTCCTCCAGTCCCTCAATCGTCCCCTGTCTGCCCAGGAGATGTATGTGGAACTCCGCAATCACAGTCAGGCCATGGGTTTAGCAACGGTCTATCGTTCTCTGGAGGCTCTGAAGTTAGAGGGGGTCGTGCAAGTCCGCAAGTTAGCCAATGGCGAGTCTTTGTACAATTTAGTGCAGCAGGACAAACACCATCTCACCTGTCTGCAATGTGGAGAGTCGATTTCCCTGGGCGAATGCCCGGTGCATCAACTGGAATCTCAACTGCAAGTCTCTCACCACTTCAAGATTTACTACCACACCCTAGAGTTTTTCGGCCTCTGTCAGGGTTGTCAACTCGCTCAGTAG